From a region of the Drosophila virilis strain 15010-1051.87 chromosome 3, Dvir_AGI_RSII-ME, whole genome shotgun sequence genome:
- the GAPcenA gene encoding rab GTPase-activating protein 1-like, with amino-acid sequence MDDNLSTKSSESSITTSGEYEIVNDSNVTTPLEQLEPPPPTTAAATAATVVAKVNESLSTLSLSPGGDASCGDRSPTLDMAHNRNLSDIQHEMTDALRDLQLERNALAAVADKTRHQQQQPQQQQQQQQRSQQQQQQKSLTLPLAGRKTQTAAAGDSEMRFKCSLFSPKACDESEDASNSEHNRVGQSVFYDCIDASPACIEEKQDAMKPEKCDTTDEEVSEIDQGCTIFAGVTYLGAANINAPKSETDVFRIMSELNSGSKSVGLKITVSIPNCSDGLVVLHDAESNTIIATYEISSIILYYRGPVDTAENGCFAFTWLHGDALFQCHVFRCHIPEAVNQVSACFQKAFQTYAPSMSCSLTSAVDMVNSVTSDVSGNPLNTAGYEFIVSLEIREKVAKNSYAPVPRDRGCFKLRANTDKEVSITVKQTASNVLQPLYIERCFGVLVAPGKLVVQKDMHLIDMLNMGYVPAQGAGIEPDTVGACLNAYAIRAEWKAQEKAFEQLNLETSKTNLTVAVDIVMRGIQEPVRFVIETPVTIQSASDMRIMDHFMSKRPMTLRFYLHLKRTDELNWKVNSIDPSEEIIEPPSGQQGSASLLKMGMNNLSRIVRSSSIASIEDDCPTDYSSDGDEPLLSGTGEVSKDCSQDTLDEWDPILREWDSEKRPKNLAPLVRLGVPEALREKIWQKLANVEGKVEMNDMYKILITKETKCETVIQRDIHRTFPAHKCFKESGGSGQDALFKVSKAYAVHDSEVGYCQGLSFIAASLLLHMPEEDAFCVLVALMYDYGLRDLYKAGFEVLYLRLYQLERLIKDQLPKLHEHFTACGIETHMYASQWFLTLYTARFPLCFVFHVLDVFLLDGLPVLFQVAVTLLSICESDLRQLDFEGILKYFRVTLPKKCRSSSQARKVMKQACERKIKKLKQYEEEFLLKKQHKERLEKEAQIYENRFGEERRKLQSEIEALTQQLAGANERAVDKEKKHTGIIQEYKQIIQRQEQDMNTLNETLGKVMHTVSKCSHCLQQIDVGNDNAKQQLAPGCSSERHPHPLRNANEPPLGPLDPLNVAAQRIRELELELAQAKLAQVEAECKNQDLNHQLNNTLSELQTNRNSWQPWLSKTFNSLQEKVSTRSGNAQRADQPGATFQSYTGQAATTVSEASSPSAHQEYKAFAFASVGGSPKLPTKFQATKLRNSIDSLRNIVGPLETGKTLLAENLKQQLQSQP; translated from the exons ATGGATGACAATTTGAGCACCAAATCCTCGGAATCCTCGATTACAACCAGCGGCGAATACGAGATTGTCAACGATAGCAATGTGACAACACCCTTGGAGCAGTtggagccgccgccgccgacgacagcagcagcaaccgctGCGACAGTTGTCGCAAAGGTAAACGAATCGCTGAGCACGTTATCCTTGTCGCCCGGCGGCGATGCTAGCTGCGGCGATCGTTCGCCCACACTGGACATGGCGCACAATCGCAATCTCAGCGACATTCAGCACGAAATGACGGACGCATTGCGTGACCTGCAGCTGGAACGCAACGCACTGGCCG CTGTCGCCGATAAGACGCgtcaccaacagcaacagccccagcagcagcagcagcagcagcagcgatcacaacaacaacaacagcaaaaatcaTTGACTTTGCCACTCGCTGGTCGCAAAACACAAACAGCCGCCGCTGGCGATTCGGAGATGCGTTTCAAATGCAGCTTGTTCTCGCCCAAAGCCTGTGATGAATCCGAGGATGCCTCCAATTCGGAGCACAATCGCGTGGGTCAGTCGGTGTTCTATGACTGCATCGATGCCAGTCCGGCGTGCATTGAGGAGAAACAGGATGCCATGAAGCCGGAGAAATGCGATACCACCGATGAGGAAG TTTCAGAGATCGATCAGGGCTGTACCATATTCGCTGGTGTTACCTATTTGGGCGCTGCCAATATCAATGCGCCCAAGTCCGAGACGGATGTTTTTCGCATCATGAGCGAACTTAACAGCGGCTCCAAATCGGTGGGCCTCAAGATTACCGTCAGTATACCCAACTGTTCCGATGGTCTGGTCGT TCTGCACGATGCGGAGAGCAACACGATTATAGCCACCTATGAAATATCGAGCATTATATTGTATTATCGCGGGCCCGTGGATACCGCTGAGAATGGCTGCTTTGCCTTCACGTGGCTGCACGGTGATGCTTTGTTCCAATGCCATGTATTCCGTTGCCATATACCCGAGGCGGTGAATCAAGTGAGCG CCTGCTTTCAGAAGGCCTTTCAGACCTATGCGCCCAGCATGAGCTGCAGCCTGACCTCGGCCGTGGACATGGTCAACTCGGTGACATCGGATGTTAGTGGCAATCCCTTAAATACGGCTGGCTATGAGTTTATTGTCTCGCTAGAGATACGCGAGAAGGTGGCCAAGAACTCGTATGCGCCTGTGCCGCGTGATCGCGGCTGTTTCAAGCTGCGCGCCAATACGGACAAGGAGGTGTCCATTACCGTCAAGCAGACGGCCTCGAATGTGCTGCAGCCGCTGTACATTGAGCGGTGCTTTGGCGTGCTTGTCGCGCCCGGCAAGCTTGTCGTGCAGAAGGATATGCATCTAATTGATATGCTGAACATGGGCTATGTGCCGGCACAGGGCGCGGGCATTGAGCCGGATACGGTGGGCGCTTGTCTCAATGCCTATGCCATACGCGCCGAATGGAAGGCCCAGGAGAAAGCCTTCGAACAACTCAATCTGGAAACGTCCAAAACCAATCTCACTGTAGCCGTAGACATTGTAATGCGCGGCATACAGGAGCCGGTGCGCTTTGTCATTGAGACACCGGTAACTATTCAGTCGGCCAGCGACATGCGCATCATGGATCACTTTATGTCCAAACGACCGATGACGTTGCGCTTCTATTTGCATCTCAAACGCACCGATGAGCTTAACTGGAAGGTGAACAGCATTGATCCATCCGAGGAGATCATCGAGCCGCCGAGCGGCCAGCAGGGCTCCGCATCGCTGCTAAAGATGGGCATGAACAATTTATCGCGCATTGTGCGCAGCTCGTCCATAGCCTCCATTGAGGATGATTGCCCCACAGACTATAGCAGCGATGGTGATGAGCCGCTGCTCAGCGGCACCGGTGAAGTGTCCAAGGATTGTTCACAGGACACACTCGACGAATGGGATCCCATTTTACGTGAATGGGACAGCGAGAAACGACCCAAAAACTTGGCGCCCTTGGTGCGTCTGGGCGTACCGGAGGCACTGCGCGAAAAGATCTGGCAGAAGCTGGCCAACGTGGAGGGCAAGGTGGAAATGAATGACATGTACAAGATTCTTATCACCAAA GAAACCAAATGCGAGACAGTCATACAACGGGACATACATCGCACCTTTCCGGCGCACAAGTGTTTCAAGGAGAGCGGCGGCTCCGGTCAGGATGCCCTCTTCAAGGTATCCAAGGCGTATGCCGTCCATGACAGCGAGGTGGGCTACTGCCAGGGCCTCAGTTTCATAGCAGCCagcctgctgctgcat ATGCCCGAGGAGGATGCCTTCTGCGTGCTGGTCGCTCTTATGTACGACTATGGACTGCGTGATCTCTACAAGGCCGGCTTTGAGGTGCTCTATTTGCGACTCTATCAGCTGGAGCGCCTAATCAAGGATCAGCTGCCCAAGCTGCATGAACATTTCACAGCCTGCGGCATTGAGACGCACATGTACGCCTCCCAGTGGTTCCTAACGCTCTATACGGCGCGTTTTCCGCTCTGTTTTGTATTCCATGTGCTGGACGTATTTCTGCTGGACGGTTTGCCTGTACTCTTTCAGGTGGCGGTGACATTGCTGTCAATCTGCGAATCAGATCTGCGTCAGCTGGATTTCGAAGGCATACTCAAGTATTTCCGGGTCACGTTGCCCAAGAAGTGTCGCAGCTCGAGTCAGGCGCGCAAGGTCATGAAGCAAGCATGCGAGCGCAAGATCAAAAAGTTAAAGCAGTACGAAGAGGAGTTTTTGCTAAAGAAACAGCACAAGGAGCGTCTGGAGAAGGAGGCGCAAATCTACGAGAATCGTTTCGGCGAGGAGCGCCGCAAGCTGCAGTCAGAGATTGAGGCACTGACCCAACAGCTGGCTGGCGCCAACGAGCGTGCGGTGGACAAGGAGAAGAAGCACACCGGCATTATACAGGAATACAAGCAGATCATACAGCGACAAGAGCAGGATATGAATACGCTCAACGAGACGTTGGGCAAGGTTatg CACACGGTTTCCAAATGCTCGCATTGCTTGCAGCAAATCGATGTGGGCAATGACAATGCCAAGCAACAGCTGGCGCCAGGCTGCAGCTCAGAACGTCACCCACATCCGCTGCGCAATGCGAATGAGCCGCCGCTGGGTCCATTGGATCCACTAAATGTCGCTGCACAGCGCATACGcgaactggaactggagctggcaCAGGCCAAGCTGGCGCAGGTGGAGGCCGAATGCAAGAATCAGGACTTAAATCATCAGCTGAACAACACACTCAGCGAACTGCAAACCAATCGCAACAGCTGGCAGCCCTGGCTCTCCAAGACATTCAACTCGCTGCAGGAGAAGGTGAGCACGCGCAGCGGCAACGCTCAGCGCGCCGATCAACCCGGAGCCACATTCCAGTCGTATACGGGCCAGGCGGCGACCACAGTCAGTGAGGCCAGTTCGCCGAGCGCCCATCAG GAGTACAAAGCCTTTGCATTTGCTTCGGTTGGTGGCTCCCCGAAATTGCCGACTAAATTTCAGGCCACCAAATTGCGCAACAGCATCGACAGTTTGCGCAATATTGTTGGGCCGCTGGAGACGGGCAAAACGCTGCTCGCCGAGAATCtcaaacagcagctgcaatcgCAACCATAG
- the Culd gene encoding uncharacterized protein Culd isoform X1, producing the protein MLAKAVGYGYCLAYVLALSSWPGAAYPANSYRDLDICNHWNGRRHFLELGERGELHARNVSTTAYRSSPLSLRNDLAAVDVWYQCNLELVTCAECVIRVTFTHANFSRSCSNTNTNMCPCEHIQFSEPPYDTTISGQEFCGDGKVFRSKTRTLQLKFFYRATNAHVFSLQYFSERNVRIVSGSPKQSIVGNGNVKYLPQVISTPYFPMAYPRDYGIEHILTCEADNCQVRLDFTDFQLGLASTLEIFDSNGQMLDSYTGEHFRPPITVSSGKSLLLQFRGNSASGVGFRAEVSFVSSKQLKDERLVPYTDCGGMVTGPGGAITMMNMIENATDVRLFDCIWIIKPGNNYMMMKTHISLRVDDFYGMAARSELIIRQGTTSDATEIENVMWPNNGLSKENHIAPILTGYYIRLRGVFGMSSKLAIVYSVFNYLNCYIGSEFLCGNNHCISIRLHCDGFDHCGDGSDEPDTCEEDWAHLHHDRRWYSHKPNYYFPKIDQYPDLKTATGIFIVSTLGIFGVLSGWMVILYRMGVRARHQRELQSHLQTISELLDRQDEERTPDEPPSYEAPPDYEEVIKVGMQQELREPRRQRRRQRGRDRACSRAPSNCTVQSMVPVHRSCSLDRERDQEQPSTSAAAMTRATDAAQDAAQTPQQQQLAQRMLLATAICDAAGTSGTPIGTRTGAQQSVGHAAGTPSLPAGRELSTAAGAASTPNSAADDCTDAFRDDSLNISLTLGLPTSTADSESGNLTPPNNQSLTSNCTEHTYLKRSWLLVQQTPHGQRCRVQRLRHTFSSPEAFCAPELQLPYPDFLSYGTNMPHERSSSNFGSELSRDPSSYSVGKRARLQSDLTLEPPSDSEAEQQVSCFGAVARRRVRSRSFSSSASRAGSGPRRRLRQRSSSADLLIYASMQRDGNEHAEGNTLQRLFFI; encoded by the exons ATGTTGGCCAAAGCCGTCGGCTATGGCTATTGCCTGGCCTATGTGCTGGCACTTAGTAGTTGGCCCGGCGCCGCATATCCCGCGAATAGCTATCGGGATCTGGACATATGCAATCACTGGAACGGCAGGCGGCACTTTCTGGAGCTGGGCGAACGCGGCGAGCTGCATGCGCGCAATGTCAGCACCACGGCCTATCGA AGCTCGCCTCTGAGCCTCAGAAACGATCTGGCTGCGGTCGATGTGTGGTACCAATGCAATTTGGAGCTGGTCACCTGTGCCGAGTGCGTTATCCGTGTGACCTTTACGCATGCCAACTTCTCGAGAAGCTGCAGCAATACGAACACCAATATGTGTCCCTGCGAGCACATACAGTTCTCGGAGCCGCCCTATGATACCACCATTTCGGGTCAGGAGTTCTGTGGCGATGGCAAGGTCTTCCGCAGCAAGACCCGGACTCTGCAGCTCAAGTTCTTCTACAGGGCCACAAATGCGCACGTCTTCTCGCTGCAATATTTCTCCGAGC GCAACGTGAGGATTGTTAGCGGCTCGCCCAAGCAGTCCATCGTGGGCAATGGCAATGTCAAGTATCTGCCGCAGGTCATATCGACGCCCTATTTCCCCATGGCCTATCCGCGGGATTATGGCATTGAGCACATACTCACCTGCGAGGCGGACAATTGTCAGGTGCGTCTGGACTTTACCGACTTTCAGCTGGGTCTAGCCTCCACGCTGGAGATCTTTGACTCCAATGGCCAGATGCTGGACTCCTATACGGGCGAACACTTTCGTCCGCCCATCACCGTGAGCAGCGGCAAATCTTTGCTGCTCCAGTTCCGTGGCAATTCCGCATCGGGTGTGGGCTTTCGCGCCGAGGTGAGCTTTGTCTCCTCCAAGCAGCTAAAGGACGAGCGACTGGTGCCCTATACGG ACTGCGGTGGCATGGTTACGGGACCTGGTGGTGCCATAACTATGATGAACATGATCGAGAATGCGACAGATGTGCGACTCTTTGACTGTATCTGGATTATAAAGCCGGGCAACAATTACATGATGATGAAAACCCACATATCGTTGCGTGTGGATGACTTTTACGGCATGGCGGCGCGCTCGGAGCTGATCATCAGGCAGGGCACCACCTCTGATGCTACGGAAATTGAGAATGTAATGTGGCCAAATAATGGACTCAGCAAGGAGAACCACATTGCGCCCATCTTGACGGGCTACTATATACGACTGCGCGGCGTCTTCGGCATGTCCTCCAAACTGGCCATTGTCTACAGCGTCTTCAACTACTTGA ATTGCTATATCGGCTCGGAGTTTCTGTGCGGCAATAATCACTGCATCTCGATACGGCTGCACTGCGACGGCTTCGATCATTGCGGAGATGGCAGCGATGAGCCGGATACCTGTGAGGAGGATTGGGCGCATTTGCATCACGACCGGCGCTGGTATTCCCACAAGCCCAACTATTACTTTCCCAAGATCGATCAGTATCCGGATTTGAAGACAGCCACCGGTATATTCATAGTCAGCACCTTGGGCATCTTTGGCGTTCTGTCCGGCTGGATGGTCATACTTTATCGCATGGGCGTGCGGGCGCGACATCAGCGTGAGCTGCAAAGCCATTTGCAGACAATTAGCGAGCTGTTGGATCGCCAGGACGAGGAACGCACGCCAGACGAGCCGCCCAGCTACGAGGCGCCGCCCGACTACGAGGAGGTCATCAAGGTGGGCATGCAGCAGGAGCTGCGCGAGCCGCGTCGCCAGCGTCGACGCCAGCGTGGCCGAGATCGTGCCTGCAGCCGGGCGCCCAGCAATTGCACCGTGCAATCAATGGTGCCAGTGCATCGCAGCTGCAGCCTGGATCGAGAGCGGGATCAAGAACAGCCCAGTACCTCGGCGGCGGCCATGACGCGTGCCACAGACGCCGCACAGGACGCGGCACAGacgccacagcagcagcagctggcccagCGCATGCTGCTGGCCACGGCCATTTGTG ACGCTGCAGGCACGTCTGGCACGCCGATCGGCACTCGCACAGGCGCGCAGCAATCCGTGGGGCATGCAGCGGGCACGCCATCGCTACCCGCTGGGCGTGAACTATCCACAGCCGCTGGAGCGGCAAGCACGCCCAACAGCGCGGCGGACGACTGCACCGACGCCTTTCGAGACGATTCACTCAATATATCACTCACTCTAGGGCTGCCCACCAGCACAGCCGACAGCGAAAGCGGCAACTTGACGCCGCCTAATAACCAGAGCCTGACCAGCAACTGCACCGAGCATACGTATCTGAAGCGTTCCTGGCTGCTGGTGCAGCAGACGCCGCATGGCCAGCGCTGTCGCGTGCAGCGTCTGCGTCACACTTTCTCCTCGCCGGAGGCGTTCTGCGCGCccgagctgcagctgccataTCCGGACTTTCTCAGCTACGGCACCAATATGCCGCAcgagcgcagcagcagcaactttgGCTCCGAACTGTCCCGCGATCCCTCCAGCTACAGTGTCGGAAAGCGTGCGCGCCTGCAGTCGGACCTGACGCTGGAGCCGCCCAGCGACAGCGAGGCGGAGCAGCAGGTGTCCTGCTTTGGCGCCGTGGCGCGACGTCGCGTGCGCAGTCGCTCCTTCAGCAGCAGCGCCTCGCGTGCCGGCAGCGGCCCAAGAAGACGCCTCCGGCAGCGCAGTTCCTCCGCGGATCTGCTTATCTATGCGAGCATGCAACGGGATGGCAATGAGCATGCGGAAGGTAACACATTGCagcgtttgttttttatatag
- the Culd gene encoding uncharacterized protein Culd isoform X2 — MLAKAVGYGYCLAYVLALSSWPGAAYPANSYRDLDICNHWNGRRHFLELGERGELHARNVSTTAYRSSPLSLRNDLAAVDVWYQCNLELVTCAECVIRVTFTHANFSRSCSNTNTNMCPCEHIQFSEPPYDTTISGQEFCGDGKVFRSKTRTLQLKFFYRATNAHVFSLQYFSERNVRIVSGSPKQSIVGNGNVKYLPQVISTPYFPMAYPRDYGIEHILTCEADNCQVRLDFTDFQLGLASTLEIFDSNGQMLDSYTGEHFRPPITVSSGKSLLLQFRGNSASGVGFRAEVSFVSSKQLKDERLVPYTDCGGMVTGPGGAITMMNMIENATDVRLFDCIWIIKPGNNYMMMKTHISLRVDDFYGMAARSELIIRQGTTSDATEIENVMWPNNGLSKENHIAPILTGYYIRLRGVFGMSSKLAIVYSVFNYLNCYIGSEFLCGNNHCISIRLHCDGFDHCGDGSDEPDTCEEDWAHLHHDRRWYSHKPNYYFPKIDQYPDLKTATGIFIVSTLGIFGVLSGWMVILYRMGVRARHQRELQSHLQTISELLDRQDEERTPDEPPSYEAPPDYEEVIKVGMQQELREPRRQRRRQRGRDRACSRAPSNCTVQSMVPVHRSCSLDRERDQEQPSTSAAAMTRATDAAQDAAQTPQQQQLAQRMLLATAICESHLQTLQARLARRSALAQARSNPWGMQRARHRYPLGVNYPQPLERQARPTARRTTAPTPFETIHSIYHSL; from the exons ATGTTGGCCAAAGCCGTCGGCTATGGCTATTGCCTGGCCTATGTGCTGGCACTTAGTAGTTGGCCCGGCGCCGCATATCCCGCGAATAGCTATCGGGATCTGGACATATGCAATCACTGGAACGGCAGGCGGCACTTTCTGGAGCTGGGCGAACGCGGCGAGCTGCATGCGCGCAATGTCAGCACCACGGCCTATCGA AGCTCGCCTCTGAGCCTCAGAAACGATCTGGCTGCGGTCGATGTGTGGTACCAATGCAATTTGGAGCTGGTCACCTGTGCCGAGTGCGTTATCCGTGTGACCTTTACGCATGCCAACTTCTCGAGAAGCTGCAGCAATACGAACACCAATATGTGTCCCTGCGAGCACATACAGTTCTCGGAGCCGCCCTATGATACCACCATTTCGGGTCAGGAGTTCTGTGGCGATGGCAAGGTCTTCCGCAGCAAGACCCGGACTCTGCAGCTCAAGTTCTTCTACAGGGCCACAAATGCGCACGTCTTCTCGCTGCAATATTTCTCCGAGC GCAACGTGAGGATTGTTAGCGGCTCGCCCAAGCAGTCCATCGTGGGCAATGGCAATGTCAAGTATCTGCCGCAGGTCATATCGACGCCCTATTTCCCCATGGCCTATCCGCGGGATTATGGCATTGAGCACATACTCACCTGCGAGGCGGACAATTGTCAGGTGCGTCTGGACTTTACCGACTTTCAGCTGGGTCTAGCCTCCACGCTGGAGATCTTTGACTCCAATGGCCAGATGCTGGACTCCTATACGGGCGAACACTTTCGTCCGCCCATCACCGTGAGCAGCGGCAAATCTTTGCTGCTCCAGTTCCGTGGCAATTCCGCATCGGGTGTGGGCTTTCGCGCCGAGGTGAGCTTTGTCTCCTCCAAGCAGCTAAAGGACGAGCGACTGGTGCCCTATACGG ACTGCGGTGGCATGGTTACGGGACCTGGTGGTGCCATAACTATGATGAACATGATCGAGAATGCGACAGATGTGCGACTCTTTGACTGTATCTGGATTATAAAGCCGGGCAACAATTACATGATGATGAAAACCCACATATCGTTGCGTGTGGATGACTTTTACGGCATGGCGGCGCGCTCGGAGCTGATCATCAGGCAGGGCACCACCTCTGATGCTACGGAAATTGAGAATGTAATGTGGCCAAATAATGGACTCAGCAAGGAGAACCACATTGCGCCCATCTTGACGGGCTACTATATACGACTGCGCGGCGTCTTCGGCATGTCCTCCAAACTGGCCATTGTCTACAGCGTCTTCAACTACTTGA ATTGCTATATCGGCTCGGAGTTTCTGTGCGGCAATAATCACTGCATCTCGATACGGCTGCACTGCGACGGCTTCGATCATTGCGGAGATGGCAGCGATGAGCCGGATACCTGTGAGGAGGATTGGGCGCATTTGCATCACGACCGGCGCTGGTATTCCCACAAGCCCAACTATTACTTTCCCAAGATCGATCAGTATCCGGATTTGAAGACAGCCACCGGTATATTCATAGTCAGCACCTTGGGCATCTTTGGCGTTCTGTCCGGCTGGATGGTCATACTTTATCGCATGGGCGTGCGGGCGCGACATCAGCGTGAGCTGCAAAGCCATTTGCAGACAATTAGCGAGCTGTTGGATCGCCAGGACGAGGAACGCACGCCAGACGAGCCGCCCAGCTACGAGGCGCCGCCCGACTACGAGGAGGTCATCAAGGTGGGCATGCAGCAGGAGCTGCGCGAGCCGCGTCGCCAGCGTCGACGCCAGCGTGGCCGAGATCGTGCCTGCAGCCGGGCGCCCAGCAATTGCACCGTGCAATCAATGGTGCCAGTGCATCGCAGCTGCAGCCTGGATCGAGAGCGGGATCAAGAACAGCCCAGTACCTCGGCGGCGGCCATGACGCGTGCCACAGACGCCGCACAGGACGCGGCACAGacgccacagcagcagcagctggcccagCGCATGCTGCTGGCCACGGCCATTTGTG AATCTCACTTGCAGACGCTGCAGGCACGTCTGGCACGCCGATCGGCACTCGCACAGGCGCGCAGCAATCCGTGGGGCATGCAGCGGGCACGCCATCGCTACCCGCTGGGCGTGAACTATCCACAGCCGCTGGAGCGGCAAGCACGCCCAACAGCGCGGCGGACGACTGCACCGACGCCTTTCGAGACGATTCACTCAATATATCACTCACTCTAG